In the Clostridium beijerinckii genome, one interval contains:
- a CDS encoding pyruvate, water dikinase regulatory protein encodes MLTILAVSDSIGETANQVAVAAASQFTEKVDVKRIPYVKSLEDVEDVMNIANECESVIIVSTIITVNVREHLTQKAMEKNISVMNVLGPIINVASTILNTHPTYNPGAMRQTDEVYFKRIEAMEFAMQYDDSKDYRGLKNADVVLIGLSRTSKTPLCMYLANKGVKAINIPLMPEVGVPDEIYEIDRKKVFGLTINPLRLIEIRKRRLDKFHRITSDIEYAGDARVLEELDFADKIMRKIGCKTIDVTERAIEDTALIILEKIGYNNK; translated from the coding sequence ATGTTAACAATTTTAGCAGTATCAGATTCGATAGGAGAAACTGCAAACCAAGTTGCTGTTGCAGCGGCAAGTCAATTTACAGAAAAAGTAGATGTTAAAAGAATTCCATATGTAAAATCTTTAGAAGATGTTGAAGATGTAATGAATATTGCAAATGAGTGCGAGAGCGTGATAATTGTATCTACTATAATTACTGTTAATGTAAGGGAGCATTTGACACAAAAAGCAATGGAAAAAAATATATCGGTTATGAATGTATTAGGGCCAATAATAAATGTGGCATCAACTATATTAAATACACATCCTACATACAACCCAGGTGCTATGAGGCAAACAGACGAAGTATATTTCAAGAGAATAGAAGCCATGGAATTTGCTATGCAATATGATGATAGTAAAGATTATAGGGGATTAAAGAATGCCGATGTAGTGTTGATCGGACTTTCAAGAACTTCAAAAACACCACTTTGTATGTATTTAGCCAATAAGGGGGTAAAGGCAATAAACATTCCTTTAATGCCTGAAGTGGGAGTTCCAGATGAAATATATGAAATTGATAGAAAAAAAGTATTTGGATTAACAATAAATCCACTTAGATTAATTGAAATAAGGAAAAGAAGGTTAGATAAGTTTCATAGGATTACGTCAGACATTGAATATGCAGGAGATGCAAGAGTGTTAGAAGAACTTGATTTTGCAGATAAAATAATGAGAAAAATAGGATGTAAGACTATAGATGTTACAGAGAGAGCTATTGAAGATACTGCTTTAATTATTCTAGAGAAGATAGGGTATAACAATAAATAA
- a CDS encoding signal peptidase II has product MKNKKVLTISILPLMWTIYVLFELITGRINDLRTILFNMILIILFALVGLFSYIIGIKYECGFKSNTLVILFFFLFLFDQGIKILIKLFWFNNDFPIISSLLYFRPIINTEGSWLNARFGASVNFPILITINIFAIFIFIEVYRYYLYKGNKDFWADMCFIFVCCGATCSLIDKIFYGGSLDFIGISNLFIADIKDLYINIGILFFALTMFNNGYLASNEDTSVKEDIQSLRKFFLFIKKDISHKFKSF; this is encoded by the coding sequence ATGAAAAATAAAAAAGTGTTAACTATAAGTATTCTTCCTTTGATGTGGACTATATATGTCTTATTCGAGCTTATTACTGGAAGAATTAATGATCTTAGAACAATTTTATTTAATATGATACTAATTATATTATTTGCACTAGTAGGTCTATTTAGCTACATAATCGGAATTAAATACGAATGTGGATTTAAGTCTAATACACTTGTAATTCTATTTTTCTTTCTTTTTCTATTTGATCAAGGAATAAAGATATTAATAAAACTCTTTTGGTTTAATAATGATTTTCCTATAATATCTAGCTTGTTATATTTTCGACCTATAATTAATACTGAAGGTTCTTGGCTAAATGCTAGATTTGGAGCATCCGTTAATTTTCCTATTTTAATAACTATAAATATATTTGCTATATTTATTTTTATCGAAGTATATAGATATTATTTATACAAAGGAAACAAGGATTTCTGGGCCGATATGTGCTTTATTTTTGTATGCTGTGGTGCTACATGTTCGCTGATTGACAAGATTTTTTATGGTGGTAGTTTAGATTTTATAGGAATAAGTAATTTATTCATTGCTGATATAAAAGACTTATATATTAATATAGGAATATTATTCTTTGCCCTTACTATGTTTAACAATGGATACCTTGCATCTAATGAAGATACATCAGTTAAGGAAGATATTCAATCATTAAGAAAGTTTTTCTTATTTATAAAAAAGGATATCTCGCATAAGTTCAAATCCTTCTAA
- a CDS encoding L-lactate dehydrogenase yields the protein MTQGVCDEILMIDINEEKALGEVMDLNHCIEYLNRNIRIVRGNYEQCGDVDIVVITAGAPPKQGQTRLDTLELSAKIVESIVRPIMKSGFKGHFIVISNPVDMIAYHVYKISGLPKSHIIGTGTSVDSARLKNFIGELLNVDPRSVQGYSMGEHGDSQMVPWSHVTVGGKSFYEILKDNKDRVGKVDLDKLVLETARAGWEVYNRKGTTYYGIATAAVGVIKAIINDENKIMPVSTLLDGEYGEKDVFCGVPAVLNADGVKEVVEIHMTKEELSKFKRSIELIKEYTKKIK from the coding sequence ATGACTCAAGGGGTATGTGATGAGATATTAATGATTGATATAAATGAAGAAAAGGCTCTAGGGGAAGTAATGGATTTAAACCATTGTATTGAATATTTGAATAGAAATATAAGAATTGTCAGGGGGAACTATGAGCAATGCGGGGATGTAGATATTGTGGTAATAACAGCTGGTGCACCGCCTAAGCAAGGGCAAACTAGATTAGATACACTAGAATTATCAGCTAAAATAGTAGAATCCATTGTAAGGCCAATAATGAAGAGTGGATTTAAAGGACACTTTATTGTTATTTCCAATCCGGTTGATATGATAGCATATCATGTTTATAAGATATCTGGGCTACCAAAGAGTCATATTATAGGCACTGGTACTTCAGTTGATTCAGCAAGACTAAAAAATTTCATTGGGGAACTATTAAATGTGGATCCGCGTAGTGTGCAAGGATATTCTATGGGAGAACACGGAGATTCGCAGATGGTCCCATGGTCTCATGTTACAGTTGGAGGGAAGTCATTCTACGAGATATTAAAAGACAATAAAGATAGAGTAGGAAAAGTTGACTTAGATAAACTAGTACTAGAAACAGCGAGAGCAGGTTGGGAAGTGTACAATAGAAAAGGAACAACGTATTATGGTATAGCAACAGCAGCTGTAGGAGTCATAAAAGCGATAATAAATGATGAAAACAAGATAATGCCAGTATCTACATTATTAGATGGCGAGTATGGAGAAAAAGATGTTTTTTGTGGAGTACCTGCTGTTTTAAATGCTGATGGGGTTAAAGAGGTAGTGGAAATTCATATGACAAAAGAAGAGTTGAGCAAGTTTAAAAGATCTATAGAGTTAATAAAAGAATATACCAAAAAAATAAAATAA
- the glgD gene encoding glucose-1-phosphate adenylyltransferase subunit GlgD encodes MKNCIGIINLDENENRMGELVVNRSLASVPIAARYRIIDFILSNMTNSGINCIGIFTKNKSRSLIDHLTNGRPWDLNRKKDGLKVFNFGNDEPVYDDVHNFAENIQFLTHSRREYVLLAPSYMICNIDYNEVLEYHKSTGKDITMVYKKVNNADEAFGDCGVLNFDDSGSVISVGENIGKSPKANINMEMYILKTELFINIVNECVSSGMYRKVKEYIHNNLNTLTASAYEFKGHLDCINSIKALYDSNVGFLNRKVNKEIFNDERPIYTKTKDEAPTHYADTSSVINSIIANGCRIEGTIENCIIGRRVYIGKNTKLKDCIIMQNSRIGDDAVLDNVIADKGSEIRSGETLIGSVMYPLVIKKKSSITK; translated from the coding sequence ATGAAAAATTGTATTGGTATAATCAACTTAGATGAAAATGAAAACAGAATGGGTGAATTAGTAGTTAATAGATCTCTTGCTTCAGTTCCTATTGCAGCAAGATATAGAATTATAGATTTTATTTTATCAAATATGACTAACTCAGGAATTAATTGTATAGGAATATTCACAAAGAATAAGTCAAGGTCTCTAATAGACCATTTAACAAATGGAAGACCATGGGACTTAAATAGAAAAAAAGATGGATTAAAAGTTTTTAACTTTGGAAATGACGAGCCTGTTTATGATGATGTCCATAATTTCGCTGAAAACATACAATTTTTAACACATAGTAGAAGAGAGTATGTATTATTAGCACCAAGCTATATGATTTGTAATATAGATTACAATGAAGTTTTGGAATACCATAAGAGTACAGGTAAAGATATTACAATGGTATATAAGAAGGTAAACAATGCAGATGAAGCTTTTGGTGATTGTGGCGTATTAAACTTTGATGATTCAGGAAGCGTTATAAGTGTAGGAGAAAATATAGGGAAAAGTCCGAAGGCAAATATTAATATGGAGATGTATATATTAAAAACTGAATTATTTATAAATATTGTAAATGAATGTGTAAGCAGTGGAATGTATCGAAAGGTCAAAGAGTATATTCATAATAATTTAAATACACTAACAGCAAGTGCTTACGAATTCAAAGGACATTTAGATTGTATAAATTCCATTAAGGCATTATATGATAGCAATGTGGGATTTTTAAATAGAAAAGTAAATAAAGAAATTTTTAATGATGAAAGACCTATATATACAAAAACTAAAGATGAAGCTCCAACTCACTATGCAGATACAAGCAGTGTTATAAACTCAATAATAGCAAATGGTTGTAGAATAGAAGGAACGATTGAAAATTGCATAATAGGCAGAAGAGTATATATAGGAAAAAATACAAAGTTAAAAGATTGTATAATAATGCAAAATAGCAGAATTGGTGACGATGCAGTATTGGATAATGTAATTGCAGATAAAGGTAGCGAGATAAGAAGTGGTGAGACCCTTATTGGATCAGTTATGTATCCTTTGGTTATAAAGAAAAAAAGTAGTATTACTAAGTAA
- a CDS encoding glucose-1-phosphate adenylyltransferase — translation MGKNEIVAMILAGGQGSRLGVLTKKLAKPAVPFGGKYRIIDFPLSNCSNSGIYTVGVLTQYKPLELNAHIGIGEAWDLDRAHGGVHVLPPYQEEKGGEWYKGTANAIYQNIEFVDRYDPEYILILSGDHIYKMDYTKMLDFHKEKQAEATIAVIEVPMDEASRFGIMNTREDLSIYEFEEKPKNPKNNLASMGIYIFNWKTLKKYLREDESDKTSKNDFGMNIIPSMLGNGNKMVAYPFKGYWKDVGTIDSLWEANMDLIREDNELDLHDEEWKIYSVNPVRPAQYIGENAKVSNSLVVEGCVVNGQVESSILFQGVQIGKNSVVRDSIIMTDAKIGDNVVIEKAIVGSGAIVRKDCKISLGDEIAIIAAKEEVKMGTVIENNKAV, via the coding sequence ATGGGTAAAAATGAAATTGTGGCAATGATATTGGCTGGTGGACAAGGATCGAGGTTAGGGGTATTAACAAAAAAATTGGCTAAACCAGCAGTACCGTTTGGAGGAAAATATAGAATTATAGATTTTCCATTAAGCAATTGTTCGAATTCAGGAATATATACAGTAGGAGTATTAACGCAGTATAAACCGCTAGAATTAAATGCACATATTGGCATAGGAGAAGCATGGGATTTAGACAGGGCTCATGGAGGGGTACATGTATTGCCACCATATCAAGAAGAAAAAGGCGGAGAGTGGTATAAAGGTACTGCAAATGCAATTTATCAAAATATAGAATTTGTTGATAGATATGATCCAGAATATATTTTGATTTTATCTGGAGATCATATATATAAGATGGATTATACAAAGATGCTAGATTTCCATAAAGAAAAACAGGCAGAGGCAACTATAGCTGTTATTGAAGTGCCAATGGATGAAGCATCTCGATTTGGAATAATGAATACAAGGGAAGATTTATCAATATATGAATTCGAAGAAAAACCAAAAAACCCAAAAAATAATCTAGCATCAATGGGAATATATATTTTCAATTGGAAAACTCTAAAAAAATATTTGAGAGAGGATGAATCGGACAAGACATCAAAAAATGACTTCGGAATGAATATAATTCCAAGTATGCTTGGTAATGGGAATAAAATGGTTGCCTATCCATTTAAAGGATATTGGAAAGATGTTGGTACTATAGATAGCCTATGGGAAGCAAATATGGATTTGATAAGAGAAGATAATGAACTTGATTTACATGATGAGGAATGGAAGATATATTCAGTCAATCCAGTAAGGCCGGCACAATATATAGGCGAGAATGCAAAAGTATCTAATTCATTAGTTGTTGAAGGTTGTGTTGTTAATGGACAAGTGGAAAGCTCAATATTATTTCAAGGAGTTCAAATAGGAAAAAACTCAGTTGTTCGAGATTCAATAATTATGACGGATGCTAAAATAGGTGATAATGTAGTTATTGAAAAAGCAATTGTTGGAAGCGGAGCAATAGTTCGAAAAGACTGTAAGATTTCTTTAGGTGATGAAATAGCTATTATTGCAGCAAAAGAAGAAGTAAAAATGGGTACAGTTATAGAAAATAATAAAGCAGTTTAG
- a CDS encoding glycoside hydrolase family 13 protein, with product MNDIQVLHDSQSIRFRRPFGAVEAGQKVKISININKDIIVAIELIKFDGTKMNMGMNKEYLNNGEFKYSVEIDTSDALGILEYYFILIDGYDRVYYGNNDNHLGGVGQIYTYNPVPYQITVYEKSFVPRWYKEGVIYHILIDRFYNGNENKIIDNIKGNSFIYGRWDDSPMYIRDSFGKIARWDFYGGNLKGIIKKLDYIKELGANIIKLSPIFKSPSCHKYDTADYEIVDEMFGTNGEFRELCKVANSKGIKIILDIVLSYTSSDSKYFNKLGNYDDVGAYNSPNSRFYDWYKFITYPYRYESWWGMDDRPNVNSMQKEYVDYIISGDNSIINKWTDMGVSGWFLNVTDELPDEFIELIRKKIGEINKDTVLLGDIWEDASNKISYSRRRKYLQGNEVQAATNYPLRESLINFIKGYIKSDKLRQKIMSLYENYPRESFYGNINILGTNDTERILTVLDENISLLKLLIAIQFTLPGVPLIYYGDEAGIKGGREPDNRRSYPWGKENKMLADFYHKIIKIRNNEDGLKKGKLSIFETDPNVFAFERKYENESVIVLVNVSSEAKLIKEINLSGDYVNLLDISEKYKFAGSDSVITIFPYDLKILRRI from the coding sequence ATGAATGATATACAGGTATTACATGACTCTCAAAGCATAAGATTTAGAAGGCCCTTTGGCGCTGTAGAGGCTGGTCAAAAGGTTAAGATATCTATTAATATTAATAAAGACATAATTGTAGCAATCGAATTGATAAAATTCGATGGAACTAAAATGAATATGGGAATGAACAAGGAATATTTAAATAATGGTGAATTTAAATATTCTGTAGAAATTGATACATCTGATGCTTTGGGGATATTAGAATACTATTTTATTTTAATAGATGGGTATGACAGAGTATATTATGGAAATAATGACAATCACTTGGGAGGAGTTGGCCAAATATATACTTATAATCCTGTGCCATATCAAATAACTGTATATGAAAAGTCATTCGTACCAAGATGGTATAAAGAGGGTGTAATATATCATATTCTAATAGATAGATTCTATAATGGAAATGAAAATAAAATTATAGATAATATAAAAGGAAACTCATTTATATACGGAAGATGGGATGATAGTCCTATGTATATTAGAGATAGTTTTGGAAAAATTGCTAGGTGGGATTTTTATGGAGGAAATCTAAAGGGGATAATAAAGAAATTAGATTATATAAAGGAATTGGGAGCTAATATAATAAAGTTAAGCCCAATATTTAAATCCCCTAGTTGCCATAAATATGATACAGCGGACTATGAAATTGTAGATGAAATGTTCGGTACAAATGGTGAATTTAGAGAATTATGTAAAGTGGCAAATAGTAAAGGAATTAAAATTATTCTAGATATTGTACTGAGCTATACAAGCTCCGATAGTAAATATTTTAATAAACTAGGAAATTACGACGATGTTGGAGCGTATAATTCACCAAACTCTAGATTTTATGATTGGTATAAATTTATTACATATCCATATAGGTATGAATCTTGGTGGGGAATGGATGATAGACCGAATGTTAACTCGATGCAAAAAGAATATGTTGACTATATTATAAGTGGAGATAATTCTATTATAAATAAGTGGACAGATATGGGAGTTAGCGGATGGTTTTTAAATGTGACAGATGAGCTTCCAGATGAATTTATAGAACTAATAAGAAAGAAAATCGGAGAAATAAATAAGGATACTGTACTTTTAGGTGATATATGGGAAGACGCATCTAATAAGATAAGTTATTCAAGAAGACGAAAATATTTACAAGGGAATGAAGTGCAAGCTGCAACTAATTATCCCTTAAGGGAAAGTTTAATTAATTTTATCAAGGGGTATATAAAGTCAGATAAGTTAAGACAAAAAATTATGTCATTGTACGAGAATTATCCAAGAGAAAGTTTTTATGGAAATATAAATATTTTAGGTACCAATGATACAGAAAGAATTTTAACTGTTCTGGATGAAAATATATCACTGTTAAAATTACTTATAGCAATTCAATTTACTTTGCCAGGAGTACCACTAATATACTATGGAGATGAAGCCGGCATAAAAGGTGGAAGAGAGCCTGATAATAGGAGAAGCTATCCATGGGGGAAAGAGAACAAAATGCTTGCTGATTTCTACCATAAAATAATTAAAATAAGAAATAATGAAGATGGTTTAAAAAAAGGGAAGTTAAGTATCTTTGAAACTGATCCAAACGTATTTGCGTTTGAAAGAAAATATGAAAATGAAAGCGTAATAGTATTAGTAAATGTTTCAAGCGAAGCTAAATTAATTAAAGAAATTAACTTAAGTGGAGATTATGTGAATTTACTTGATATTAGTGAAAAGTATAAGTTTGCAGGAAGTGATAGCGTTATAACTATCTTTCCATATGATTTGAAAATATTGCGTAGGATCTAG